A genomic window from Rhodococcus sp. KBS0724 includes:
- a CDS encoding non-ribosomal peptide synthetase translates to MTTLDNERRIAARKALLENRLRGAQADGVPPVPPSVQRRRGSETGVHYAPLSAAQLQLWYLNRLAPKGLAYNELAIVSKDGAFDVEALCWAFNEFIRRHEAWRTTFAMVGDEPRQVIHPPAVTDLPVLDVSHLPFDEAVGVATNLAVEQTRQPYDMSAGPLIRPQLVRVSASCHRLYLGLHHLIFDGVTLYRIFLPELVSLYNSRIAGTLPALTEPPVQHGDYSSWERKWVEGDEVANRVECYRRHFEGAPALDLPLDRPRPPRPRFVGSVEPISVDADTVAALRSSAGQQGATLFHALAAAYAYWLQCYTGSNDVTFATPTDLRQRSELESMVGYCLTPTVLRARLGTEWTFAEAVGAMRNEVLDALGRVVPFERLVRGLDVPRDPRMNPLFQSVLVLEPPAVPVDLEWSMKLMENAVGAGVGQVKFDLSLELDERADGRLVGRISYNTDLFDPGTIALMGRHLNLLLRRCAENPTAVLSALSLADSEDVARQLNLNPAAAEPDLIGPSPPETIHEVIVNRAGSTPNAPAVTVGPICLTYRELVNRARSIAGRLTRSGVGPGTVVAVLMPRTIDLVPAILAVLMVGAAYLPIEPRQPVRRARFMLDDAGAAVVLTAESLAQELTWVDCPVVTVDGPDLSDRSTERLVDARCAVRPENLAYIIYTSGSTGTPKGVQVEHRNVLDLMASLPAAVDLTSDDVVLSVASYTFDMSVGDYFVTLGVGAGLVVATTEEMHDPRRLASVIEQCGATRMSATPTSWAALIESGWPGRPGLIAGAVGEPLPQSVATSLSSLCAGVWNGWGPTETTVFAGGGAVSSDEPVTVGRPMPGTRLYVTDSNGRILPMGVPGEIVIGGPGVSRGYLHRMGETAQRFGPDPYVPGERVYRSGDRGRYIADGRLRHLGRLDDQVKIRGFRIELGEIEATLREHPGVATVSVDVGTDHRGQPTLVAYIVPAARYNNQPRPDDDANLRAWTRQRLPEYMVPAEIIRVPTLPTSASGKLDRRALRDLAARARSDADEYRSAAITSERVLTPTEQKVASLWSMLLATEVSDLDRNFFDLGGHSILAANLVAQIEHRMGAQVSLVDFLDKGTTVAGLARLVDDASSPAELQPAPELVTDRRPAFFVFPDLPSAMSLRHLRALWGDEQCVHPLLPLAASMRPQRWETVEELVEPTMTAMRAVQPEGPYALAGFSFGGLVAYELARQLDRDGQQVAWLGILDTPTPETAGRVMKRWKSSSGRLERLRQPGRIKLVADYARNLGWAGRERLIAAGLVRRSATEDFDLRGVWDIMARYEQRGHSVPLELFVTSSTAAEVRTPILGWDTFHEGRVRTHFLCGSHDSILDSPQIEELAAIMLAGLHDARVDLP, encoded by the coding sequence GTGACTACCCTCGACAACGAGCGTCGCATCGCGGCGCGGAAAGCTTTGCTCGAGAACCGATTGCGGGGAGCACAGGCAGACGGCGTACCGCCTGTTCCGCCTTCCGTGCAGCGGAGACGGGGGAGCGAGACCGGTGTGCACTACGCGCCGTTGTCGGCCGCACAGTTGCAACTGTGGTACCTCAATCGGCTGGCCCCGAAAGGTCTTGCTTACAACGAACTTGCCATCGTGTCCAAGGACGGGGCTTTCGACGTAGAAGCTCTCTGCTGGGCCTTCAACGAGTTCATCCGTCGGCATGAAGCGTGGCGCACCACGTTTGCGATGGTGGGCGACGAGCCGCGGCAGGTGATCCATCCGCCGGCCGTGACGGATCTGCCGGTCCTGGACGTGAGCCACCTACCGTTCGACGAAGCGGTTGGAGTGGCAACGAATCTTGCCGTCGAGCAGACACGTCAACCCTACGACATGAGCGCGGGCCCATTGATTCGTCCGCAGTTGGTGCGAGTGTCCGCCTCATGTCATCGGCTGTACCTCGGACTGCATCATCTGATCTTCGACGGCGTCACGCTGTATCGCATATTTCTGCCGGAGCTGGTGTCGTTGTACAACTCTCGGATCGCGGGCACCCTACCGGCGCTGACTGAGCCGCCAGTTCAACATGGGGACTATTCCTCGTGGGAGCGGAAGTGGGTGGAGGGCGACGAAGTGGCGAACCGGGTCGAATGCTATCGACGGCACTTCGAGGGAGCGCCGGCCTTGGATCTCCCGCTCGACCGGCCGCGTCCGCCGCGTCCACGGTTTGTCGGCTCGGTGGAGCCGATCTCCGTTGATGCCGACACGGTGGCGGCGTTGCGTTCCTCGGCGGGGCAACAGGGAGCAACGTTGTTCCATGCGTTGGCCGCAGCGTACGCCTACTGGCTCCAGTGTTACACGGGCAGTAATGATGTCACGTTCGCGACTCCGACCGACCTGCGTCAGCGGTCCGAACTCGAGTCCATGGTGGGGTACTGCCTCACCCCGACTGTGCTGCGTGCCCGTCTGGGCACGGAGTGGACCTTTGCCGAGGCAGTCGGCGCCATGCGTAACGAAGTGCTGGATGCGCTCGGGCGGGTAGTGCCTTTCGAACGGCTGGTCCGGGGACTGGACGTGCCGCGAGATCCACGAATGAACCCGCTTTTCCAATCGGTCCTGGTTCTCGAACCCCCGGCGGTTCCGGTTGACCTCGAGTGGTCGATGAAGTTGATGGAGAACGCAGTCGGCGCAGGAGTAGGACAGGTGAAGTTCGATCTGAGTCTCGAGCTGGACGAGCGCGCCGACGGCCGGCTAGTGGGCAGAATCAGTTACAACACAGACCTTTTCGATCCGGGCACGATCGCGTTGATGGGGCGCCATCTGAACCTGTTGCTGCGTCGGTGCGCGGAAAACCCGACCGCTGTTCTGAGCGCGCTGTCCCTCGCGGATTCCGAAGACGTGGCTCGGCAGCTGAATCTGAATCCTGCTGCCGCCGAGCCGGATTTGATCGGACCGAGCCCTCCGGAAACCATCCACGAGGTAATCGTGAATCGGGCCGGTAGTACGCCGAATGCGCCGGCAGTGACGGTGGGTCCGATCTGCCTGACCTACCGGGAACTGGTGAATCGGGCCCGTTCGATTGCGGGACGTCTCACCCGTTCGGGCGTCGGTCCGGGTACTGTTGTGGCGGTGTTGATGCCGCGCACGATCGATCTTGTGCCGGCGATCCTGGCGGTCCTGATGGTGGGTGCTGCCTATCTGCCGATCGAGCCGAGGCAACCGGTGCGACGGGCCCGGTTCATGCTCGACGACGCCGGCGCGGCGGTGGTGCTGACTGCTGAATCGCTGGCACAGGAATTGACGTGGGTCGACTGCCCCGTCGTGACGGTGGACGGTCCAGATCTTTCCGATCGAAGCACCGAACGGTTGGTCGACGCTCGCTGTGCAGTTCGGCCTGAAAATTTGGCCTACATCATCTACACATCGGGCTCGACCGGGACACCCAAAGGTGTTCAGGTGGAACACCGCAACGTACTGGACCTGATGGCGTCGTTGCCGGCGGCCGTAGATCTGACTTCCGACGACGTTGTGCTCTCGGTGGCCTCGTACACCTTCGACATGTCGGTCGGAGACTACTTCGTGACACTCGGGGTCGGGGCCGGCCTAGTGGTCGCAACCACCGAGGAGATGCATGACCCGCGTCGGCTTGCGTCCGTGATCGAGCAGTGCGGCGCGACGCGGATGAGCGCAACACCCACCAGTTGGGCTGCACTGATCGAATCAGGCTGGCCGGGACGCCCCGGGTTGATCGCTGGTGCGGTGGGCGAGCCGCTGCCGCAGTCGGTGGCAACGTCGCTGTCCAGTCTCTGCGCAGGTGTGTGGAACGGCTGGGGCCCAACCGAGACCACGGTATTTGCCGGTGGTGGAGCAGTCTCATCGGATGAACCTGTTACCGTGGGACGACCGATGCCGGGAACACGCCTGTACGTGACGGATTCGAATGGGCGGATTCTTCCGATGGGCGTGCCAGGTGAGATTGTCATCGGCGGACCGGGGGTGTCGCGAGGGTATCTCCACCGCATGGGTGAGACGGCGCAACGGTTCGGTCCGGATCCGTATGTGCCCGGAGAGCGCGTCTACCGTAGCGGTGACCGCGGGCGGTACATCGCGGACGGAAGGCTCCGGCACCTCGGGAGACTGGACGATCAGGTCAAGATCCGCGGGTTCAGGATAGAACTGGGCGAGATCGAAGCGACACTACGAGAACACCCCGGCGTGGCCACGGTGTCCGTGGACGTCGGCACCGACCACCGTGGGCAACCGACGTTAGTTGCCTACATCGTCCCGGCCGCGCGCTACAACAACCAGCCTCGACCGGACGACGACGCGAATCTGCGGGCGTGGACTCGGCAACGACTGCCGGAGTACATGGTGCCGGCCGAGATCATTCGAGTGCCGACACTTCCCACGTCGGCGAGTGGGAAACTCGATCGCCGGGCGTTACGCGACCTGGCTGCCCGGGCGCGCAGCGACGCAGATGAATATCGCAGCGCGGCAATTACTTCCGAGAGAGTGCTCACGCCGACGGAACAGAAGGTGGCTTCGCTGTGGTCGATGCTACTCGCCACCGAGGTGTCTGATCTGGATCGGAACTTCTTCGATCTCGGCGGGCATTCGATCCTGGCCGCGAATCTTGTGGCGCAGATCGAACATCGGATGGGCGCGCAGGTGTCGTTGGTCGACTTCCTCGACAAGGGAACTACCGTCGCGGGGTTGGCGCGCCTCGTGGACGACGCTTCATCGCCGGCCGAGTTGCAACCCGCACCCGAACTCGTAACGGATCGGCGGCCCGCCTTCTTCGTCTTCCCCGATCTGCCGAGCGCGATGAGCCTGCGGCATCTACGTGCGCTCTGGGGCGACGAACAGTGTGTGCATCCACTGCTCCCGCTTGCCGCGTCGATGCGCCCGCAGCGCTGGGAAACCGTCGAGGAACTCGTGGAGCCCACGATGACGGCCATGCGTGCCGTTCAACCGGAAGGGCCGTATGCACTGGCCGGGTTCTCGTTCGGGGGGCTCGTGGCGTACGAGCTTGCCCGGCAGTTGGATCGCGACGGGCAACAGGTCGCGTGGCTGGGGATACTCGATACTCCGACGCCGGAAACTGCAGGGCGAGTGATGAAGCGATGGAAGTCGTCGTCGGGACGACTCGAGAGACTGCGCCAGCCCGGCAGGATCAAGCTTGTGGCCGATTATGCCCGCAACCTCGGATGGGCCGGTCGGGAGAGATTGATCGCCGCGGGACTCGTTCGACGTTCGGCGACGGAGGATTTCGATTTGCGGGGTGTCTGGGACATCATGGCGCGCTACGAACAGCGTGGGCACAGCGTGCCACTCGAACTGTTTGTCACGTCGTCGACAGCGGCGGAAGTGCGAACACCGATTCTGGGGTGGGATACGTTCCATGAAGGCCGGGTGCGCACGCACTTTCTGTGCGGAAGTCACGACTCGATTCTCGACAGTCCACAAATCGAAGAACTGGCAGCGATCATGCTGGCCGGTCTTCATGATGCGAGGGTGGATCTACCATGA
- a CDS encoding cytochrome P450, with the protein MTTTPTKAPSLIRLLDPEVLADPYPLYQSLRDEAPVMWDPYLHAWVVTRYADVADVLTRFKADRTPTPAKLAELGMEQLAPVAQVMVRQMLFLDPPQHGRVRGLAAAAFTPRRIAALRGHIQEITDSLIDAVVDDGGMEVMDTLANPLPAIVTAEMLGVPTEDHELLKNWSSDFAEMLGNFQHNPGRVAGVLRSVEQMTEYFQAAVRNEATHPTDGLIGALYAAEIDGDSLSEDEIVANVVVTMVGGQETTTNLIGNGLLTLLRHRDQFEELIDDPSGLSAAIEELLRFESPSQHTARIAPDAVEIAGQEIPAGQAVIAVMGSANRDPSKFSDPGRLNLHRAPNRHLAFGWAGHFCFGAPLARMEAQAAFGTVLARLPGLELEPGPIRWRPNLGLRGLASMNVRWSL; encoded by the coding sequence ATGACCACGACACCGACCAAGGCGCCCAGCCTGATTCGACTACTCGACCCCGAAGTGCTGGCCGATCCCTACCCGCTCTACCAATCCTTGCGCGACGAGGCACCGGTGATGTGGGATCCGTACTTACATGCTTGGGTGGTGACGCGCTACGCGGATGTCGCTGACGTACTCACGCGGTTCAAAGCCGACCGCACGCCCACTCCGGCAAAGTTGGCAGAGTTGGGGATGGAGCAGCTGGCTCCGGTGGCGCAGGTGATGGTCCGTCAGATGCTGTTCCTCGACCCGCCGCAACACGGACGGGTTCGCGGGTTGGCGGCCGCGGCCTTCACACCGCGTCGCATTGCGGCCCTGCGCGGTCACATCCAGGAGATCACCGATTCACTGATCGACGCGGTCGTCGACGACGGCGGCATGGAGGTGATGGACACCCTGGCGAACCCTCTGCCCGCCATCGTGACCGCGGAGATGTTGGGAGTGCCCACCGAAGATCATGAACTGCTGAAGAACTGGTCGAGTGACTTCGCCGAGATGCTCGGCAATTTCCAGCACAATCCCGGCCGTGTTGCCGGGGTCCTGCGCAGCGTGGAGCAGATGACGGAATATTTCCAGGCTGCGGTGCGCAATGAGGCCACGCACCCCACCGACGGTTTGATCGGCGCGCTGTACGCGGCCGAGATCGACGGCGACAGTCTCAGCGAAGACGAGATAGTGGCCAACGTGGTGGTGACCATGGTCGGCGGGCAGGAGACAACCACTAATCTGATCGGCAACGGACTGCTCACGTTGCTCCGTCACCGCGATCAGTTCGAGGAATTGATCGACGATCCCTCAGGTCTGAGTGCAGCCATCGAGGAACTGTTGCGGTTCGAAAGTCCGAGCCAGCACACAGCACGGATTGCTCCGGACGCGGTGGAGATTGCCGGACAGGAGATTCCGGCAGGGCAAGCGGTGATCGCCGTGATGGGGTCCGCGAATCGCGACCCTTCGAAGTTCAGCGATCCTGGTCGGCTGAACTTGCATCGCGCACCCAATCGTCACCTCGCATTCGGTTGGGCTGGGCACTTCTGCTTCGGTGCCCCGTTGGCCCGGATGGAGGCGCAGGCGGCTTTCGGTACGGTGCTCGCCCGACTGCCCGGCCTGGAACTGGAACCTGGACCGATCCGGTGGCGCCCCAATCTGGGATTACGTGGCCTGGCGTCGATGAACGTGCGGTGGTCACTGTGA
- a CDS encoding non-ribosomal peptide synthetase — protein sequence MNHIQRHIHSHVPGDSVVRRIARVVESAPRSVAVVSVEEQLDYGELHSRANALAQDLRSAGVVPGDLVALCVPRSTDWAVGAVGILSAGAAYVALDPRAPDARLRFALQDSSVRALVAFPDVAARLDWVDPVVPAQAVGASVDGETVGAQTVSAEPDDVAYVVYTSGSTGEPKGVVAQHGGLLNLIDWHQRAFELTSDDRCTLIASPGFDAAVWELWPALTAGASLHVVPLGLENDPVRLRDWLVTERVSVCFMPTPLAESLIAMTWPDHTCLRILLTGGDVLYHRPPPGLPFTLVNNYGLSEASVVSVSGEVEPLAGDTPADALPALGRAIDGVDIAVVGEDGSPVRAGEVGELVVRGVSVARGYLGQPELTAQKFSHYGDDPARREYRTGDLVRVNRFGDIEFSSRRDDQVQIRGNRVEVGEIAGVLDRHPAVQASVVIVHGERANPSLAAFVVRGDNTADLSGLQTYLSAHLPDHMLPRSIIELDAFPTTTHGKIDRAELEREAQSRIRVDRGSLVAPRNEVESALAEIVATRLDLPAVGIDENFFVLGGHSMLGAQLIIRIAEMYGVEMTLLELFDNPTVRDMAAKVEQLVVEQISGMSDQELLDAGRSER from the coding sequence ATGAATCACATACAGCGTCACATTCACTCCCATGTACCCGGCGATTCCGTGGTGCGGCGGATTGCGCGGGTGGTGGAATCCGCGCCCCGGAGCGTAGCCGTCGTCTCGGTAGAAGAACAGCTCGACTACGGCGAACTGCATTCTCGCGCAAACGCGCTCGCGCAGGACCTGCGGTCCGCTGGCGTAGTTCCCGGCGATCTTGTGGCTCTCTGTGTGCCACGTTCGACGGACTGGGCAGTCGGTGCGGTGGGGATACTCTCGGCGGGCGCGGCCTACGTGGCACTCGACCCGCGAGCGCCTGATGCGCGACTTCGGTTTGCCCTGCAGGACAGTTCTGTTCGTGCGCTGGTTGCATTCCCCGATGTTGCTGCCAGGCTCGATTGGGTCGACCCGGTTGTTCCTGCTCAGGCAGTGGGCGCATCGGTGGACGGCGAAACCGTCGGTGCCCAGACTGTCAGTGCTGAACCGGACGATGTCGCATACGTCGTCTACACGTCGGGTTCGACTGGTGAGCCGAAAGGTGTTGTGGCCCAGCATGGTGGATTGCTCAACCTGATCGACTGGCACCAAAGAGCATTCGAGCTCACCTCGGACGATCGATGCACGTTGATCGCGAGTCCGGGGTTCGACGCAGCAGTGTGGGAACTGTGGCCGGCTCTGACGGCGGGAGCGTCGTTGCACGTAGTTCCGCTGGGATTGGAAAACGATCCGGTGAGACTGCGCGATTGGCTGGTCACCGAGCGCGTGAGCGTGTGCTTCATGCCCACTCCTCTCGCAGAATCGTTGATTGCGATGACGTGGCCGGATCACACGTGCTTGCGAATTCTGTTGACTGGCGGCGATGTGTTGTATCACCGTCCACCGCCCGGCCTGCCGTTCACTCTTGTGAATAATTACGGACTGTCCGAGGCGAGTGTCGTCTCCGTGTCGGGCGAGGTCGAACCGCTCGCCGGCGACACTCCAGCGGACGCGTTACCTGCGCTCGGCCGCGCGATCGACGGTGTCGACATCGCGGTAGTCGGTGAGGACGGTTCCCCGGTACGTGCCGGCGAGGTCGGCGAACTGGTGGTGCGGGGCGTATCCGTAGCCCGCGGATATCTCGGCCAACCGGAACTGACTGCGCAGAAGTTCTCGCACTACGGCGACGACCCTGCGCGGCGCGAGTACCGGACCGGTGATCTGGTTCGGGTCAACAGGTTCGGTGATATCGAGTTCTCCAGCCGACGCGACGATCAAGTGCAGATACGCGGTAATCGGGTCGAAGTCGGCGAGATCGCCGGGGTACTCGATCGACACCCGGCAGTGCAGGCCAGCGTAGTGATCGTTCACGGTGAACGGGCGAATCCCTCACTGGCCGCATTTGTCGTTCGGGGTGACAACACGGCGGACTTGTCGGGACTACAGACGTATCTCTCGGCCCACCTTCCTGATCACATGTTGCCTCGTTCCATCATCGAACTCGACGCGTTCCCCACCACCACCCACGGAAAAATCGATCGTGCGGAGTTGGAACGCGAGGCGCAGTCGCGTATCCGTGTCGACCGCGGGTCGTTGGTCGCGCCTCGAAACGAGGTCGAGTCCGCGCTCGCCGAGATCGTCGCCACACGACTGGATCTGCCGGCAGTGGGGATCGACGAGAACTTCTTCGTCCTTGGCGGCCATTCGATGTTGGGTGCTCAGTTGATCATTCGCATTGCGGAGATGTACGGCGTCGAAATGACATTGCTCGAGCTTTTCGACAATCCCACGGTTCGTGACATGGCAGCCAAGGTGGAACAACTGGTCGTGGAGCAGATTTCCGGGATGAGTGACCAGGAGCTTCTCGATGCAGGACGGAGTGAACGATGA
- a CDS encoding GAF and ANTAR domain-containing protein, which translates to MNLEFADLLAHFVQLLPTVYVVDDVMTELLENGVDVLGVSGGSISLVSGGELRCITSVADSAADIERCQEGLQAGPGRTAYEKGERIAVTDIRQRPDLWPEFAENAKRLNIAATASVPMSINGETIGVVSLYAHEPRTWSADDIMFTYLVANMATGYCVNASKRHQLQQIRSQLQESLKVRIILEQAKGITADARRTGIDEAYALIQAHAHLCNASVSAVARAIVDVGLRV; encoded by the coding sequence ATGAATCTCGAATTCGCCGATCTTCTTGCACATTTTGTGCAGCTACTCCCGACCGTCTACGTGGTAGACGACGTGATGACGGAGTTGCTGGAAAACGGTGTCGACGTGCTCGGAGTCTCGGGTGGCAGCATCAGCCTGGTCAGCGGCGGCGAGCTGAGATGCATCACGTCGGTCGCCGATTCCGCTGCCGACATCGAACGATGTCAGGAAGGGCTTCAGGCGGGCCCCGGCCGGACAGCATACGAGAAGGGCGAGCGGATCGCGGTCACCGATATACGTCAACGGCCCGATCTCTGGCCGGAATTCGCCGAGAACGCCAAACGGTTGAACATCGCAGCCACTGCGAGCGTCCCGATGTCGATCAACGGCGAAACGATCGGTGTTGTCAGTCTGTACGCACACGAGCCACGCACGTGGTCCGCCGACGACATCATGTTCACGTACCTGGTGGCGAACATGGCAACGGGGTACTGCGTCAACGCGTCGAAACGTCATCAACTGCAGCAGATTCGTTCCCAGCTACAGGAATCGTTGAAGGTGCGCATCATTCTCGAACAAGCCAAAGGCATCACCGCCGACGCTAGGCGCACCGGAATCGACGAAGCGTACGCACTGATCCAGGCTCACGCACACTTGTGCAATGCCTCGGTGTCCGCGGTCGCGCGCGCAATTGTCGATGTCGGACTGCGGGTGTGA
- a CDS encoding bifunctional diguanylate cyclase/phosphodiesterase produces MDDRSLEQLVTEVAGRLMPADSTTSVAVATEILRDLVEYFGVDVSFLRRNDHTIGATVLVAEWPQRQDIPDPDPLGVVYFRDADPVFAAAENARETLIIRPEPSGYQDRIRSGAGVVETSMAAVPLLSGPVTTGVLGFVKFGDREWSTREINALSAIATLFAQLQARVAAEGRLRYLADHDELTGLSNRRMLLGELERRLQAGEPGPVALLFLDVDRLKVVNDLLGHNAGDAFIHELGNRLEDRFPGDVVVRLGGDEFVIVLAEPMEAAQAEVIARVAQSVASTPIALGTEEVGRSVSIGIAVAKPGECSVNELLRCADEAVLAAKSDGGNAVVVCSDEMRAANDDHAEMEMHLRAAIRDGQLEVYYQPVVDLESGVMSGVEALVRWNHPIRGVLQPDSFIDIAEAANLSGELGRQVLHEACRQLAQWNATGSGRLLYMCVNVSPAQLITSDFVGSVAHELATYGLSGSSLCIEITERAVMHDLAHVLVTLRGLEDLGVRIALDDFGTGYSSLAQLKILPVDTVKIDRGFVHELGIDHDDLAIVQSIVGLADSFGLDVVAEGVDSSRAARILLDLGCRFAQGFLFSPPVQPDRIAAMLQAGHRSPTHVLQP; encoded by the coding sequence ATGGACGACCGTAGTCTCGAACAGTTGGTGACCGAGGTTGCCGGTCGGCTGATGCCGGCCGACTCGACGACGTCGGTCGCGGTAGCTACCGAGATCCTGCGTGATCTGGTCGAGTACTTCGGCGTCGACGTCAGCTTCCTGCGGCGCAACGATCACACGATCGGCGCGACGGTGCTGGTGGCGGAGTGGCCGCAGCGCCAGGATATTCCCGATCCGGACCCTCTTGGGGTGGTGTACTTTCGGGATGCGGATCCCGTTTTTGCGGCTGCGGAGAATGCGCGAGAAACCCTGATAATCCGTCCGGAACCGAGTGGGTATCAGGACAGAATCCGAAGCGGCGCAGGTGTAGTCGAGACGTCGATGGCCGCGGTGCCGTTGCTGTCCGGTCCCGTCACTACTGGGGTCCTGGGATTCGTGAAGTTCGGCGACCGGGAGTGGTCGACTCGAGAGATCAATGCGCTGAGCGCCATTGCCACTCTGTTTGCTCAACTGCAGGCGCGGGTGGCCGCGGAGGGCCGCTTACGTTACCTGGCGGATCACGACGAGCTGACCGGGCTGTCCAATCGGAGGATGCTCTTGGGTGAACTCGAACGACGTCTGCAGGCGGGGGAGCCTGGGCCCGTCGCGCTGCTGTTCCTGGACGTCGACAGGCTGAAGGTGGTCAACGATCTGCTGGGACACAATGCAGGCGATGCGTTCATTCACGAACTCGGAAACCGACTCGAAGACAGATTCCCCGGCGACGTCGTCGTCCGCCTCGGCGGCGACGAATTTGTCATAGTGCTCGCGGAACCGATGGAGGCAGCGCAGGCCGAAGTGATTGCCCGAGTGGCACAGTCGGTTGCATCGACGCCGATCGCGCTGGGGACCGAAGAGGTGGGCAGAAGCGTGAGTATCGGTATCGCGGTGGCGAAACCGGGAGAGTGCAGCGTCAATGAATTACTCAGGTGCGCCGACGAGGCCGTGCTTGCTGCAAAATCCGATGGGGGAAATGCGGTAGTCGTCTGCAGCGACGAAATGCGGGCGGCCAACGACGATCATGCGGAAATGGAGATGCACTTGCGGGCAGCGATCCGAGACGGTCAGTTGGAGGTGTACTACCAACCTGTCGTCGATCTGGAGTCGGGTGTGATGTCAGGAGTCGAAGCGCTGGTTCGGTGGAACCATCCGATTCGCGGTGTGCTTCAACCGGATTCGTTTATCGACATTGCCGAGGCGGCAAACTTGTCGGGAGAACTCGGTCGACAGGTGCTGCACGAGGCCTGCCGCCAGCTTGCACAGTGGAATGCGACAGGTTCCGGCCGCCTGCTGTACATGTGTGTGAATGTATCACCGGCGCAGTTGATTACCAGCGACTTCGTGGGGTCCGTTGCACACGAGTTGGCAACCTACGGTCTCTCGGGTAGTAGCTTGTGTATTGAAATCACGGAGAGGGCGGTGATGCACGATCTTGCTCATGTGCTGGTGACGTTGCGCGGACTGGAGGACCTCGGCGTTCGCATTGCTCTCGACGATTTCGGAACCGGGTACAGTTCGTTGGCTCAGTTGAAGATCCTGCCGGTCGATACGGTCAAGATCGATCGGGGATTCGTTCACGAATTGGGAATCGATCACGACGATCTGGCGATAGTCCAGTCGATTGTGGGACTTGCGGATTCCTTCGGTCTCGATGTGGTCGCCGAAGGCGTGGACTCCAGTCGGGCGGCGCGAATTCTGCTCGATCTCGGATGTCGATTTGCGCAGGGCTTTCTTTTCAGTCCACCGGTGCAACCCGACCGCATCGCTGCGATGCTGCAGGCAGGCCACAGGTCGCCCACCCACGTGTTGCAGCCCTGA